A section of the Polyodon spathula isolate WHYD16114869_AA chromosome 29, ASM1765450v1, whole genome shotgun sequence genome encodes:
- the LOC121302140 gene encoding beta-2-glycoprotein 1-like: CIPAVHCSPPLELSHGYLVAVQRKQYEAGEVIYYLCRKGFLLDGSNRVICQSNGTWSPTPFCRARCAIPAQRSRVLYNKQKLWPYEVQGGQVQHGEGVSFFCRDEARRCSYTIQSECFDGTLPLPPCYDEPTWLQYKLFTDRVVSEIKHCDEGNQ, translated from the exons tgtatCCCAGCGGTGCACTGCTCCCCTCCTCTCGAGCTCTCCCATGGTTACCTGGTTGCTGTTCAGAGGAAGCAGTATGAGGCCGGGGAGGTCATCTACTACCTCTGCAGGAAGGGCTTCCTATTGGACGGCTCCAACCGCGTCATCTGCCAATCAAACGGCACCTGGAGCCCGACCCCCTTCTGCCGAG CCCGCTGTGCAATCCCGGCTCAGCGCAGCAGAGTCTTATATAACAAGCAGAAGCTGTGGCCCTATGAGGTGCAGGGGGGGCAGGTACAACACGGGGAGGGCGTGTCCTTCTTCTGCCGGGACGAGGCGAGGCGCTGCAGCTACACCATCCAATCAGAGTGCTTCGACGGGACCCTGCCACTCCCACCCTGCTATGACG agccCACATGGCTGCAGTACAAGCTGTTCACAGACAGAGTGGTGTCTGAAATCAAACACTGTGACGAGGGAAACCAATGa